gcggaggaagaaggctgtcccggctcacctgacaattacattacaattatttaatacaaatgactcaatacaatcaagaaaagaccaaatacgtcctaagtcgtgccgaaaatccggcagagtctcccttatacctaggacctactcaacctgcaaaatggctcaaatcacacttctatattcacaatccatatatccacaactcaatcacatcacacagcccctcctgggcccatcaaatcagtcatccatcacaatatgtaaaatttcaatttagtccttataattgatcattttgcaaaaactacccaaacaagctctaaaaattctaaaactttgccctgctgtccttagcaatattactaggctattgcaaaaagaatcataattttctgagctaccacgaatattttatgaatttttaatcctatttaagcactagaaaattacgaaaaagcaaggttcgggtttacctttgccgattccgacttcgggaacgcgctcgggacatctgacaatgggggggtagccaaaacctcggtccaattcggagacttttccagtaacgggtctgtctggcccgaaatttgcagacctggtcaactgtcgaatttccgcgaattgaggatacctacacgaagcccacaatacgggggttagtacataaatttttcagaattttctaagctcatttaatgctcgaaaaaatactgcgaagtttcatgggacccactgaaaaacggtgtcggaaaaattcgaaatttatgtcgccgcgaagctctcgacgagtggagcgctctggtactctcggttttctcgtgggattcacggtttgcgagaaatctagcccgaaagtcaaaataggctaaaacttcctgggcaaaaattggacaaaccgctcaatacatttcagcgttcttggtgtctatggaaagctctcgacgagtagatgattttagacacaagacccggtccgattggtggccggatcggccggattttggccgggaagacgaacggtcgcgcgcgcgagggagggacgttcgcgcgcgtttttcggccgtttggggcggcggcGGTGGGCTGGGACGGCTTGGGGTcggcgccggcgagctggggaggCAGAGGAGGTGGCGGTGCGGCAAGGggcggagggaggagagagaaaagagagagagaaggggaggagatcGGACGCGCGcgagaggaagaaggaagaaaaagaaaatgccggtccgattcgatcggtccgattcggtccgattcgatttgaccagtccgattcaggatacaaaattttgaatttttattctgtctcgggaccgaaaacgaggtccaaaaattccgaaaaaattccagaaagctcagaaaaattcatagactccaaatatatttttagttttgtcacgtggtcattaaattaatttttaaaaatcatcaaagtttatatttttgaaaaatcgaacccgatttttaaaatcctaaaaatctaaaaaaaattcctaaaatttaaataaaattaaaataccaaaaatgctcataaaataataaaatttaaaattttggggtgttacaaaaatgagAGAGAAATATCCCTTTAATAATATCAATTATTATAGCAAATAATATTTGAATATCTTAACAGTTTCAAATCCATGAATTGGACTTCTTGATAATGATGATGATAACTGATGAACAATTACTATTAGATCATTGTAacttaattcttaatttttttaaaatttaattaaaatatatttaaattttgaaaaattaaactttttaatcattttattaattttttattataaaaaatattattcaatttatttcggtgttattaataaaattgaataatatagataattaaaattattgaggctcaataatatgaatataaataatgaaaattacataagaaaaaaatgatataaatattaaaatttaaaacaagTTGATCaacattttttaataaaaaaattttaaaaaatgtatttTAATTGTGTTTAAAAAGAATAATAAAGTCTTTGACTTCATTTATTtagtaataaataatttatatataaaaaatattttgtatattttcttgaaaaaatatttttcataaaaatattttttattatttaattataatattaaataaataatatgtatttatattatatataattattttaataaaattattaaaatttagaaaattaaaaataatttttttaaatgataattatttaaaaaattttaattttctttaattaaaaatatttttaattaattcaattcattaagtATTTAAGCactgaaaaatattaatttttaaatttaataaaaaatacttttaggaaaataaataaaatttaaataattaattttgataaatttatttataataataataataaccccaCGCCTAGAATGGCTTGATTGGGCACGGAATGCCTAGAGCTGGAAAATTCCAATCGTAAGAAAACTTTGGAGGCTAGCGACCAGCGAGCAATATTATAGCAGTATTAGGCTATTAGCATCATTAGCGTGGCAGTACGGCACGCCGTACGACCGAGTTTATCCCCAACCACAACCGACGCTACAAGCAAAACTCAAGGTTCGCTATTCCACCGCTGCGACTCCTTCCGTCTTTCTTGCCTAAGCCAAAGGCTGAAACATGATGATGTGGGACGATTGGGGCGATTGCCACCAGGACCAAGACCAAGACTCAGACTCGCACCTTAATTTCGATTTCCTTTCCCTTGTATCCAAGCCCAAGGTGATAAGCACTTCCTCATTCTTCTCTTCTTTATCTTTTGGTGGGTGGCCTGTAGAGACTACAATGTGTAATTTCGAGTTATGTCTTTGTTGATTGGAAATATAGGATTACTATAAAATACTGGAGGTGGACTATGATGCCAGCGACGACGCAATTCGCTCCAATTACATACGCCTCGCTCTGGTTTGCGCCTTCTTCTTctacttcatttttttttcttttttttttcccggGGGGGTTGGTGGTAGAAACAGAATACATCATAGGTTAGTTTATTTTTAGTTGGGTATTTTGATTTTATTCAATTGAGGGCTTGCTCAACGGCTTAAGCTGCTGTTCGGTGCAGAAATGGCATCCGGATAAGCAAAAAAACCAGGATAGTGCGACTTCGATATTTCAAGAGATAAATGAGGCTTACCACGGTTAGTGTCATTCTCTATTTGTTTCGGAATTCTTTGTTCCATAGCTCAATTTCACTTTTGGTGTTGGGTGAATGAAAGTTCTGCCAAGACTTACTATTTTGTTTCTGACTTAATTTTGGTCTTCAGAGTTATGTTTGTGTACACGCACGTTGTTAGGTGTTATAGTAATGGTGCATTTTGCTGCATCCTTCATCATGTCATTATGGCACGAGTGGCCTTTTAGGATGACTAGCAAGACGTGTCATCCTTGTTCCTCCTTAGGAGATAGATTATGAAgaactgaaatttttattttgtgcTAAAATTTGGAGTAACAGTGTCATGTGACACAGGTTTTTAGAGTTGAAAGGTTTGTATTTGGAATGCTTATGATGGGTTATACTCATTAATTGAGTTCATGCATATTTAAAAGATTTAAGAGTGGAAGGGGTGGTCAGGTGCAAGAGAAGGCATTGTAATGGTGGAGCCAAATGCAATTTGAAAAATATGTGGTCTATGACTCTATGGGCATTGTGGATCGTCGAATGATATAGGCGATATTCTGAGGAAACAAAAACGTTATGTGAACTAAAATCCCTTGCTGAGTTTTACTGGTACTCTCTTATCATGTTTTCAGCACATTACATATGTTACAGAAATCTTCTGCTCCCATTTTGGCTATCAGGTTTTCTAGTAACTCCTTTTGGAAATAATTTTTGTGGTAATTGTGTCACAAAAACTTTTGCATTTCATGCTTCAAGATGTGTTTGCAtgatatttatttgttattagcaTCTTCACTCGGTTACTAGATTTCAATCTGTTGTGATACAGTTTCCCATCATTTTTTTTTACTAGATGTTATCCATTTATGGGGTTTGTTGGTGTCACACCAATTTTCATGCTTGCATTCTACTGGTGATGTGGTCCAAAAAGTATTCTTAGAGGAATGAATAGAACTCaaacccagaaaaaaaaaaaagatggttATGTATTCtcacaattctttttttttttttttctctctctcttatgTATCTCAACTTATGAGAGACATGGAGTACATTTTTATTTTCAGTTTTACCTTTTTCTAGTCTTGTTGTTCTTCTTTATACACAGCTTGGACTTGGCGTAACTACTATGTTCCAAATGTTGCTAGTTGAATGCCATTCAATCATCATCTCTCAAAAAGATTTCAAACTATAATTTTAACCCAACCATAAGTATTAAAAATGTATGGCTACTTAACCCAGTGATCAGCCTCCCTATGAATATGCCACGGTATTGTATCTAACAGCGTAATATAATATCTCCACCAAGCTTTTCTTGAGTTGTTTCTTCTCTTCTGAACTCCACTTCCCACATGTTTTTTGGGGGCCTATACAGAAGATTTCTGCCCAACTTGATCCAAGGAATGTCTTGCAGAATTTTGGACTGTTTCATACAACAATGAACTCAAATCCTGCATTATTTATTTCACTTTCTACAAGTGCTGCATATTTGAATTTGCATAGTAGTTCTTTTTTTATTCCGAGTTTTCAGGTTGCTTTTGATAGGATTCTTGGAGGCTTAAAGCTCAATTTCACCCCTGTACTTATTGGGGAAGttcaatttatcatattttaaACTTTTTGTCTAATTATTccagaaatttcaatttaaactcaatttaacccaaaaatcgagaaaacgagaAATTGAGCGCATTGatttttgagtttaaatcaagaaaattaatctaaaaataaaaaattgaacttattttttatttaaatcaagaaattcaaaattttagctaataaattttaatttttgagctaaattgagtttaaattgaaacttttggaCTAATttgaacaaaaaattaaaaataagctaAATTGAATTTCTCCAATAAGTACAAGGGTGAAATTGAACATTTTGCCAATTCTGGGCATATGAAAGAATTTTGGCATTTTCAATGGACATGTATTTGCATTTGTCCTGGTTTGATTTTGGAGGTCTCATTTTGGTGACAATTCAGTCAAATGGGTGATAAGTGTCCAGGGAAAACAAGGTGTCTATCATGGAACTTTATTCCCAGTTTAGGACCAAGTTTCTTTCTTCATCAAAGATGGGAAAGTTTCCGCTGTTGATAGGTATCTTTCAGATGTTTGTATTAGGCAAAACAATAGGACAAAAGGGCTCTTCCGAAAAGAAAGGAAGTCATCATGATTCTGTAGTTTATGTAGTATGCCATCTCTTCATTGATTCCAATTGCTTAACTTGATGATGCATATCAAGGGCTTTTGCAAGGGCAACACCACAGTTATGTTAACAGAGTGAGATTTAATTGCTTGTCAACCAAATGTGCGATTGCTCCCTACCATTTTGCAGTGAGTACTATCCTAAACGTCTATAGCGGTGAAAACAAGTTTTTGTGATCCAAATGGCTCAAATTAAGTCTATTTTACATAGAGGGGACGCCTGTGGGTATGAGTAATTACTCTTTCTTGTTCGCAGTGGTGGATGCACTTGATTAAAAGAGGGGTCAAATGACCcctctttttattaaaaaatacttatatatatatatatatatatatatatatattgttttagTTTAACccatcataaatttaattattgcacCCTTTTTTTGGTAAAAATTAAAACTCGATAAGGATAAATAGTATTTTTCAACTTATGTAAGTTATTTTATTGTCAATATTAATCAATGAATGActttagttatatatagagaaatGCTTTTAatgatataaataattatataattcttGGTAGTGTTTACAATACTATACCTCATCGAGTCCAATTGTAAAATATTaatcttataaatatatttttatattttttatcgcattttattattttttatttatttgttgatGGCTTGTTCACTATTTCACATATGTTGAAAATCAGTGCTTCAAATCCACAGAGCATTATGGCTGCTTTAAGTTTGCATCGTAGTCCTCATCTGTTTTGTCTTGTACCCACTGATCAATTGACCGCATGGATTCTTTAGCTCAGTTGCATATGCATCACAATGTCAAGCAGTTGGCTGGTTGATAATTACTGATTAGCATTTGATTCATTGAATCTACCAATCACTGTTAAAGAACAAAAACGAAGAAAGGCTAAGAATATCAATTATATGCTAACAATTGAATCTTGCCTGTCTGAACAGTTTTGAGTGATCCTGTCAGGAGGAGAGAATATGACAAGAAAGAGATGCTTTATGTCCATGATTATAACATAATCGTAAGACTCCTACCCGTTTCTCGTCAAGCTACATGCTTTTTATCCGTTTACATTTCTGGCTACTTACCCTTTTCTATTGGAAATTGGCTGCAGGATTATCTTAATCGCTACAAGGGCCTTATATTAACATGTAATGGTCTTGGGATTAGAAATTCAATCTGGTAAATCTAAAACCGCTATGCATTTGCATTGCCACAACTGTTCCTCATACATGGCAACACTATTAAATTTGCCGAGTATCCGTTAGCAACTAACACTGTGGAGTATGAAGAGCAGCACATTAAGAATGCACTGCGGAGTTGTAGGCGCATGTGCATTAATATGGTAGACATTGATAGTTTAATGACCAGTGTAACATCATGTATCTGTCGTCTCATCGCTTTTGAGGGTAGCGATCTTGCTGATATCTTATGGTGATTTTTTTAGCTTCTCATAATGTGGTCGTTGTAGTTATCAGTGGTGGTTTGTTTTATTCAACCGGAAAAACAGCTGTTAGTGAATAATTGGGATTGAGTGATGTTCAAGCCAATTCAAAGCAAAGCAGTCCTAATCCCTAAAAAAAATATCATATAGAAGtggtaataaattaataatagtgGAGAGAAAGCAAAAAAAAATAGCAATAATTTTTTGTTTTGAGTTTGGTAATGTTGCGACTTTTATTGTATTATCATCCATTAACTAATTGTGTTCTAAAGGCAAAAGAAGATGGAAGTTAAGATTATTTGGAAGTATTTATTAGCAGTTGTTTACGGTAATGATGATGATTGTGACAGTCAAACAAGAAACAGGCAGGGAGTGTTTTTTAAGGTCCTTGGTTTTGAGCTTATCGTCCAGCTGAGGTGTAAGATTGTAATGCTGcttaaattatttacaatttgATGTTAGAAAACCATAGATTAGGCAGGTTTGAATTTTCTCGCTCTCTCAGTCTCATACGACTGCTAAGGAAATAAAACTCTTCCACAGAAAAGGATTAAAGTAGCGTTTTAGATTATTGatattacaattattttttaaaaagataaaatttttagtaattttttacaAATTATATTTTAAGAATTGTTATGTTATGgacaataaaatttaataatttcagtgTTTGTTAGTATTACTTACATTAAAAGCAAAACCCATTGAAATTCAAACGACGGTTTTCTTCCTCTGCTCGTCAACTTGTGCCGGGGGAAGTTAaagttgtttttaatttaaatttttggatatgtattttctAAAATGaagaatttaaatataatttttgaattaattaaagtctaaattaaagaatattttataatttaaatctttaaaatgttttaaaattgaatttaatttatttattttaaaatataaaattaatttttaatttatattttttgttaCTACAATAAtacttcaattaaaatttagtgcCAGTGAATCACAAATCAAAATAGttatttaagaattaaattattacaaatatcaaaattataaatattaaattgttATAAGAGGTGATAGAATAGACTGCGACCTtaaattcattaataaaaaatatatttattttttcttaaaaataaactaattataatttattatattttaaaatttaatttattaattatcctaaattaaaaattttgagatgtCAACAGGTTAATATAGGAACGTCGGGAAAAGTCGAAGTCCGTCAGGTTGAAAAGAGGTTCTAAACAAGCAGTAAGTGACTAATAAAAGCATAATGATTATGATCCTGAACAAAGGTTCAATAATGACGCTAAACGCGTTTATACTTAAAATTACAAACTTACCCCTCCaaaagcccaaaccaatcaaacAACCGTCAGACAATCCCCTTCCCCACATAAAAAAGATTCGACTCCCAACCAACTATACTCTCAAAaccaacccaaaaaaaaaaaaaccgccGAACGCAATCACTTTCCTTTTCCTCATCTCTCTCTCTATAGCTGGTAACTGCCATGGCAACGGCCTCCGTCCCGGACAATCTCTCCAGATACCAGTATGTCTACCTGGCCAAGCTCGCCGAGCAAGCTGAGCGCTACGAGGAGATGGTCCAGTTCATGCAAAAGCTCGTCCTTGGCTCTACTCCCTCCGGCGAGCTCACTGTGGAGGAGCGTAACCTTCTCTCCGTAGCTTACAAGAACGTCATCGGCTCACTCCGGGCGGCTTGGCGGATTGTGTCGTCGATCGAGCAGAAAGAGGAAGGGAGGAAGAATGAGGAGCATGTTGTCCTTGTCAAGGACTATAGATCCAAAGTGGAGAGTGAATTATCGGACGTTTGCGCGAGTATACTGAGGTTGTTGGACTCGAATCTAATACCTTCGGCCACTGCTAGTGAATCGAAGGTTTTTTATTTGAAGATGAAGGGGGATTACCACAGGTACTTGGCTGAGTTTAAGGTTGGTGATGAGAGAAAATCTGCTGCTGAGGATACTATGCTAGCTTATAAGGCTGCTCAGGTACGTCGTCGTTTTTAGCCTTTCATTTCTCTGTCGGTTTTTTTTTTGTTGTCGTGGATTTTTTTTAGATTAGATTGAAGAAAGATCTGCAATCTAGGGTTTTGAAAGAACTTTGCATTGGATTAAGAATTTGTTTGATCACTTGCGAAACTAAGAGTTTACCGGTTTTAATCGTTACTCAAATAACGATTAGTCTTAAACCAGGATTAATGTAGGTAACAGTTACTTATCCAGATTCTGATTTTGgaaaaattaggattttatttCAATTCAAAGAGTTGAAATTTGGttttaataaaagaaaatgaagCAGAAAAAGAGTTGAATGCTGGAATATTCTGTGGGAAGCTGAAAAGTGTTTGATTCCTTATTCTGGTGTCTTGCGATTTATTTTTGAAGGATATAGCGCTCGCGGATCTTGCACCAACACATCCGATAAGGTTGGGGTTGGCACTCAATTTCTCTGTGTTCTACTACGAGATTCTCAACCAGTCTGATAAAGCTTGCAGCATGGCTAAACAGGTaggctttatttttcttttccttgGTTGGTTTGTATTTGCCCCTAAAAAATTCTTATTAGCAGACTAGCAGTGAATGGGAAAGAGGATATGGTTTTTGATTCTTATATTTACCTTCCTTAAATTTGAGAGGAGATGAGGAGAACTTAAAGAAGAGAAAGGAAAATTATTGTTTggatacagagaaataatattatTTCCCTCATAgaattacttaattgtgattttattattatatgaTGTTAAAGTTATAtaagtaatttttatttaaatagcatATAATTAtctccatttccctcaattttactCCAAATTAGATTGAAATGTTTTAGTTTAATGAAGGGAAATTGGGTAATATAATCCCCTTCCTTTCTCCTCATTTTTCTCTTCTATTGTTAATGTTTTGTATTATGAATAATACTCTATGACCTCACTGGATTCAGCTGGGATTAGAAGGGTTGGATAATGAAGTGTGCACGTGTTGCTAAACTtgcatttttcttcaatttttttcttatttttcatagCTATCGGTTAACTTTTCTTATTAGAATGAGTCTTTCCATAGTTTATATCACGGCACCAAGTTGGTATATGCGTGATATGGGCCTAGATTGGTTCAGTTTGACTTATTGTTTTACAGTGTATGGCTGGTAAAAAGATTGTGGTAATTAGCTAGAAATGAGAAATCCATCGAATTATTCGTGCTATCTTTCTGTGCAGGCATTTGAGGAAGCCATTGCTGAGCTAGACACTTTGGGAGAGGAATCATACAAGGATAGCACTCTAATCATGCAACTCCTTAGGGATAACCTTACTCTTTGGACTTCAGATGTCCaggtactctctctctctctctctctctctctctctctctctcagtgcGCACAATCAAGGATCTCCACCAGCAGTCGAGTTCATGTACTGCTGCGGCACCTGATTGAGCAAAAAATCATACTTGATTCAATTTTCTTGCAGGACCAGTTAGATGAGCCATAGAAGGCATAGGAAGATTGGCGGTCCTAGTCTTATTTTGAAGGAGGTGGGCTTTGAATGTCATCCATATGTCCTGATTAAAAGTGTGTTAACTTTAGAAAACTGGCATCAACCCAATGATACGATGGGTTGATATTTGGAATGAATTTGCTTTTGATTTGGAAAGGGTAGAATTTGTTACCTTTTATTTCATGCGGCTCCTAGTCCTGGTTTACCGTTTATGGCGTTATGTTCTGCACAAAATATGTGGATAAAATCTTAGTTGAACTGAGAAGGATATTTTATAGAAAGAAGAAAACAGCGGAGGAATTTGACCATACGTACAAGTACAAATATTTACGTCGGCACAACTCGTTTGATATTTTTAACGTTCTCAACAACTTTTTGTTTTTTAAAGCAATCTCTGTTGACGTCGAGTTAGATTGCCATGCTATCATGGCCGGTGGTCTGGGCCGGTTTAGGTTAACCgtttgattttattattattttttcttttaagaaaaagaaaaattaattaattttaataaatctaGATTCGATCTGTTTTAATTGGATTTTGATTTTAAATTAGATTGGTTTTTTGattttaaattagatttttttgaTCTGATCTTGTTACGAACTTGACCGTGCCCATGAGTAATTAGCAGTCTATTTTCTTTTCTGCTACTTCCTTTCATTGGAGTAAGCTCCGGTCTTCATTTTGCCGAGTTACAAGATGCGAAAGCAGCTACTTGGCTTAGATTTAGCTGCTTTCCATTGGTTTTTTAAAACGCATACTTGTGCTGTTTCAGCAAAATCTACTACTAAATTCGATAATATTTATATCTGATCGGGATGGAATTATGGTTCAACTTTATTCttatttatttcttcttcttGCTTTGGCCTTAAATCTTCAGTCTTTTGTTATTTTCTCTACTACCTCAACCCAATTCGAAAATTCTACAACCCTTAGCTTGTTAATTGCATTTTATGTTCATTCTTAATGTTTAGACATAGAGTCTCATAATCGTCTCTGGCAAATGAAGCCTCGGAGAACTTTCGAAAAAACATGTAAAAAAACTGCaatcacagagagagagagagacagatttGAGACTCCACTGAAGATCTAATTAGAACAAAATGATAAAAGACACGGGACAACATTTTCTGTTTGCAGTATAACATTATTTGCCAATCTGTCCATACATGATCATGTTATTGCCAAAGAAAAGGGGTGGGGGTGCACATGCAAGAGTACACCAAGCCATAAGATGACATTTTATTCAACAAAGCCAACCAAACAACAACATTTTAATCGTACCCTCAGAATCATCAGCACATAGCCTTCACAGGAACTTTGACATAAAATAATAGGTTTCACAGCATATAAAGTCAAATTATAAGGATAACATGCAAGCAAAGCATAGGGCCACCGAAAGGCCCTTTGTATATACATCCCAACACTTCATGTTCAGCAGTTCATTAGGTGCCAAGTCTTTGTGCTCAAATTTTTGCCCTACACGTGAGAAGTCAATCCCTTGTGCTGTTCTTGAGCCATTCTAGGTATGGAATGCTGCCACCAGTTATAGGCAAGGAGATTACTTCTGGTACCCtgaacaaagaaaaatgaaaataagtAATGAGCAGAGCAAAATAATCTAGCTAATATTTATCattatttccttaatttttctcaaccaTT
This is a stretch of genomic DNA from Hevea brasiliensis isolate MT/VB/25A 57/8 chromosome 12, ASM3005281v1, whole genome shotgun sequence. It encodes these proteins:
- the LOC110641983 gene encoding uncharacterized protein LOC110641983 isoform X1 yields the protein MMMWDDWGDCHQDQDQDSDSHLNFDFLSLVSKPKDYYKILEVDYDASDDAIRSNYIRLALKWHPDKQKNQDSATSIFQEINEAYHVLSDPVRRREYDKKEMLYVHDYNIIDYLNRYKGLILTCNGLGIRNSIW
- the LOC110641983 gene encoding dnaJ-related protein SCJ1 isoform X2; this translates as MMMWDDWGDCHQDQDQDSDSHLNFDFLSLVSKPKDYYKILEVDYDASDDAIRSNYIRLALKWHPDKQKNQDSATSIFQEINEAYHDVIHLWGLLVSHQFSCLHSTGDVVQKVFLEE
- the LOC110641981 gene encoding 14-3-3-like protein GF14 kappa — protein: MATASVPDNLSRYQYVYLAKLAEQAERYEEMVQFMQKLVLGSTPSGELTVEERNLLSVAYKNVIGSLRAAWRIVSSIEQKEEGRKNEEHVVLVKDYRSKVESELSDVCASILRLLDSNLIPSATASESKVFYLKMKGDYHRYLAEFKVGDERKSAAEDTMLAYKAAQDIALADLAPTHPIRLGLALNFSVFYYEILNQSDKACSMAKQAFEEAIAELDTLGEESYKDSTLIMQLLRDNLTLWTSDVQDQLDEP